Genomic DNA from Nonomuraea rubra:
AACGGACCCTCGAAGACGTCCAGGTGGACCTGGAAGCCCTGGGGCGGCGGCTGCTCGGTGGTCACCTGGCCATTGTGGCAGGCGCCGGCCAGCGCGAGAGCACCTCGCGGGCCAGCTCACGGTAGGCGTTCGCGCCGAGGGACGACGGGTCGAACGTGGTGATCGGCTCACCGGCGACCGTCGCGTCGGGGAAGCGCACCGTACGGTTGATCACGGTGTGGAACACCTTGTCGCCGAACGCCTCGACGACGCGGGCCAGCACCTCGCGCCCGTGCAGGGTACGGGCGTCGTACATGGTGGCCAGCAGGCCCTCGATCTCCAGGTCCTCGTTGAGCCGCTCCTGGACCTTGGAGATGGTGTCCATGAGCAGGGCGACGCCGCGCAGGGCGAAGAACTCGCACTCCAGCGGCACCATCACGCCGTGGGCGCAGGTGAGCGCGTTGATCGTGAGCAGGCCCAGCGACGGCTGGCAGTCGATGAGGCAGACGTCGTAGTGCGGCAGCAGCGGCTTGATGACGCGGCCGAGCACCTGCTCGCGGGCGACCTCGGTGACGAGCTGCACTTCGGCGGCGGACAGGTCGATGTTGCTGGGCAGCAGGTCGAGGCCCTCGACGCCGGTCTGCAGCAGCACCTCTTCGGCGGTGACGCCGCGCTCCATGAGCAGGTT
This window encodes:
- a CDS encoding ParA family protein → MTTKGSTPGTPDNPWGDTKTNAPSNGVNLGPTQRPRPVFPEPVPPAVHGPARVVAMVNQKGGVGKTTTTINLGAALVEYGLKVLLVDFDPQGALSVGLGINPLQLDLTVYNLLMERGVTAEEVLLQTGVEGLDLLPSNIDLSAAEVQLVTEVAREQVLGRVIKPLLPHYDVCLIDCQPSLGLLTINALTCAHGVMVPLECEFFALRGVALLMDTISKVQERLNEDLEIEGLLATMYDARTLHGREVLARVVEAFGDKVFHTVINRTVRFPDATVAGEPITTFDPSSLGANAYRELAREVLSRWPAPATMAR